The Hymenobacter oligotrophus genome has a window encoding:
- a CDS encoding GNAT family N-acetyltransferase — MPAAPPVLSVRELEARDIEAIADYWLQAEPAYLQGMGVDLGKLPTRAAWRHMLHAQLATPLLQKQSYCLVWEADGQAVGHCNINNIKPHEEAHMHLHLWPAGARRRSLGAALVQLSVPWFFERYGLRRLYCEPYALNPAPNRTLPHVGFELVREYVTTPGSINFEQPVRLWVLTRERFAALQQAAT; from the coding sequence TTGCCTGCTGCGCCGCCCGTACTTTCCGTCCGCGAGTTGGAAGCCCGCGACATCGAGGCCATTGCCGATTACTGGTTGCAGGCCGAGCCTGCCTACCTGCAGGGCATGGGCGTCGACCTAGGCAAGCTGCCCACGCGCGCCGCCTGGCGGCACATGCTGCACGCCCAGCTGGCAACGCCGCTGCTGCAAAAACAGTCGTACTGCCTTGTTTGGGAAGCCGACGGGCAGGCCGTTGGCCACTGCAACATCAACAACATAAAGCCCCACGAAGAAGCCCACATGCACCTGCACCTATGGCCGGCGGGCGCGCGCCGGCGGAGCTTGGGCGCGGCGTTGGTGCAGCTGTCGGTGCCGTGGTTTTTTGAGCGCTACGGGCTTCGGCGCCTGTATTGCGAGCCGTACGCGCTAAACCCGGCGCCCAACCGCACGCTGCCGCATGTGGGCTTTGAGCTGGTGCGGGAATACGTTACCACGCCGGGCAGTATCAACTTCGAGCAACCGGTGCGGTTGTGGGTGCTTACCCGCGAGCGGTTTGCCGCCCTGCAGCAAGCCGCCACCTAG
- a CDS encoding SpoIIAA family protein, protein MVAPDQFRFANAFAEVQPDPEGFAYMRCLPGTRRLADYQEAMNALLRVIRATGTGKALVDHKNVAPITAEEQHWVVANWLPRAVVQGNYRYAALVSPPETMAWMNTIDPHLLDWPKAPTFKHFSNEADARVWLRAQTVVASHI, encoded by the coding sequence ATGGTTGCTCCCGATCAGTTTCGCTTTGCCAATGCGTTTGCCGAGGTGCAACCCGATCCGGAGGGTTTTGCCTATATGCGGTGCTTGCCCGGCACGCGCCGCCTAGCCGATTACCAAGAAGCCATGAACGCCTTGCTGCGGGTAATTCGGGCAACTGGCACCGGCAAGGCCCTCGTCGACCACAAGAACGTTGCGCCCATAACGGCCGAGGAGCAGCACTGGGTGGTGGCCAACTGGCTGCCGCGCGCCGTGGTGCAAGGCAACTACCGCTACGCCGCGCTGGTAAGCCCGCCCGAAACCATGGCTTGGATGAACACAATAGACCCGCATCTGCTCGATTGGCCCAAGGCGCCCACGTTCAAGCACTTCAGCAACGAAGCCGACGCCCGTGTTTGGCTGCGTGCGCAAACCGTGGTAGCGTCGCATATCTGA
- a CDS encoding DUF805 domain-containing protein encodes MQYFLHALKNYATFSGRARRKEYWLFTLFNLIFAVSAIVLDNLLGTALDGIGYGVVYGLYSLGMIIPGLAVAVRRLHDVNKSGWFMFIALVPLIGGIWLLVLMCTEGTRGDNPYGADPKAAAHEPIMAY; translated from the coding sequence ATGCAATACTTTTTACACGCCTTAAAAAACTACGCCACCTTTAGCGGCCGCGCCCGCCGCAAAGAGTACTGGTTGTTCACGTTGTTCAACCTCATCTTCGCCGTTTCTGCAATCGTGCTGGATAACCTGTTGGGCACGGCGCTCGACGGCATCGGCTACGGCGTGGTTTACGGCCTCTACTCCCTCGGCATGATTATTCCGGGCCTGGCGGTGGCGGTGCGCCGCTTGCACGACGTGAACAAAAGCGGCTGGTTTATGTTCATCGCCCTGGTGCCGCTAATTGGCGGCATTTGGCTGCTGGTGCTGATGTGCACCGAAGGCACGCGCGGCGACAACCCGTACGGCGCCGACCCCAAGGCTGCCGCCCACGAGCCCATTATGGCTTACTAA
- a CDS encoding VOC family protein has translation MAKKIFVNLPVRNLNASIEFFTQVGFAFNQQFSDENATCMVISEDIYVMLLVEPFFQTFTPKAIADSSQSTEVIICLSADSRAEVDALVDKAMAAGAKQSKPLQNHDFMYARNFQDPDGHLWEVMHMDPAVIEQAQAAAVNAV, from the coding sequence ATGGCCAAGAAAATTTTTGTCAACCTGCCCGTCCGGAACCTCAACGCCTCCATTGAGTTCTTCACGCAAGTGGGCTTCGCGTTCAACCAGCAGTTCAGCGACGAAAACGCTACCTGCATGGTCATCAGCGAGGATATTTACGTGATGCTGTTGGTGGAGCCATTCTTTCAAACCTTCACGCCCAAGGCCATTGCCGACAGCAGCCAGAGCACGGAGGTAATTATTTGCCTTTCGGCCGATAGCCGCGCCGAGGTCGATGCCCTCGTTGACAAAGCCATGGCGGCGGGTGCTAAGCAGTCGAAGCCCCTGCAAAACCACGACTTTATGTATGCGCGCAACTTTCAGGACCCCGACGGCCACCTGTGGGAGGTGATGCATATGGACCCCGCCGTGATTGAGCAAGCACAGGCCGCCGCGGTTAATGCGGTGTAG
- a CDS encoding DUF805 domain-containing protein, translating into MRYFLRAFDKFGVFTGRARRKEYWMFIAYQALFGATAFLLDNILGITLDDESALGYTQLMYLLAVIMPNVSAGTRRLHDVNRSGLNLLAVFVPVVGWAWLLYLLSAEGTPGPNRYGLAYHKIFAY; encoded by the coding sequence ATGCGCTACTTTCTGCGAGCCTTCGACAAATTCGGGGTGTTTACCGGCCGGGCCAGGAGAAAGGAATACTGGATGTTTATTGCCTACCAAGCTTTGTTTGGCGCTACGGCCTTCCTGCTCGATAACATCCTGGGCATCACCCTCGACGACGAATCGGCTTTGGGGTACACCCAGCTGATGTACCTGCTGGCCGTAATCATGCCGAACGTATCGGCGGGCACGCGGCGCCTCCACGATGTAAACCGCAGCGGCCTCAACCTGCTGGCGGTGTTTGTGCCCGTGGTGGGCTGGGCGTGGCTGCTGTATTTGCTAAGTGCCGAGGGCACGCCGGGCCCCAACCGGTACGGCCTGGCCTACCACAAAATATTTGCTTACTAA
- the lpdA gene encoding dihydrolipoyl dehydrogenase, which translates to MNQYDVTVIGSGPGGYVAAIRCAQLGFKTALIEKYPNLGGTCLNVGCIPSKALLDSTEHFHNAHTTFKEHGIELSDLRINMNQLIDRKNGVVKANTDGIQFLMKKNKIEVLRGVGSFIDKNHISIAPTEGGEAQQIETKYTIIATGSKPTVLPFIAQDKERIITSTEALNIREVPKHLVVIGGGVIGLEMASVYARLGAKVSVVEYTDAIIPTMDGALGKELKRVLGKIGIQFFLSHKVTGATRAGDVVTVTSTNPKGEEVKFEGDYCLVAVGRSPYTQGLNLEAAGVQFEERGRIKVDEHLQTTTPGIYAIGDVIRGAMLAHKAEEEGVYVAETLAGQKPHINYLLIPGVVYTWPEVAGVGYTEEQLKEMGKAYKTGSFPFRASGRARASMDLDGFVKVLADKETDEILGVHMIGPRIADLIAEAVTAMEFRASAEDVARMSHAHPTYAEAMKEACLAATENRALHM; encoded by the coding sequence ATGAACCAATACGACGTTACCGTCATCGGCTCCGGCCCCGGCGGCTACGTGGCGGCTATCCGCTGCGCCCAGCTCGGCTTCAAAACGGCCCTCATCGAGAAATACCCCAACCTAGGTGGTACCTGCCTCAACGTAGGCTGCATCCCGAGCAAGGCCCTGCTCGATAGCACCGAGCACTTCCACAATGCCCACACCACCTTTAAGGAACACGGCATTGAGCTGAGCGACCTGCGCATTAACATGAACCAGCTCATCGACCGCAAAAACGGAGTGGTGAAGGCCAATACCGACGGCATCCAGTTCTTGATGAAAAAGAACAAAATCGAGGTGCTGCGCGGCGTGGGCTCGTTCATTGATAAAAACCACATCAGCATCGCGCCCACCGAGGGCGGCGAGGCGCAGCAAATCGAAACCAAGTACACCATCATTGCGACGGGCTCCAAGCCCACGGTGCTGCCCTTCATTGCCCAGGATAAGGAGCGCATCATCACCAGCACCGAGGCCCTGAACATCCGCGAAGTACCCAAACACCTCGTGGTTATCGGCGGCGGCGTTATCGGGCTCGAAATGGCTTCGGTGTACGCCCGCTTAGGCGCCAAGGTGTCGGTGGTCGAATACACCGATGCGATCATTCCGACCATGGACGGCGCACTCGGCAAGGAGCTCAAGCGCGTGCTCGGCAAAATCGGTATTCAGTTTTTCCTGAGCCACAAGGTAACCGGGGCCACCCGCGCCGGCGACGTGGTAACCGTAACCTCTACCAACCCGAAAGGCGAGGAAGTAAAGTTTGAAGGCGACTACTGCCTCGTGGCCGTGGGCCGCTCGCCCTACACCCAGGGCCTGAACCTAGAAGCCGCCGGCGTGCAGTTCGAAGAGCGCGGCCGCATTAAGGTAGACGAGCACCTGCAAACCACCACGCCCGGCATCTACGCCATTGGCGACGTGATTCGCGGGGCCATGCTGGCCCACAAAGCCGAGGAAGAAGGCGTGTACGTGGCCGAAACGCTGGCCGGGCAGAAGCCGCACATCAACTACCTGCTCATCCCGGGCGTGGTATACACCTGGCCCGAAGTGGCCGGTGTGGGCTACACCGAAGAGCAGCTCAAGGAAATGGGCAAGGCCTACAAAACCGGCTCGTTCCCCTTCCGGGCCTCGGGTCGCGCCCGCGCCTCCATGGACCTCGACGGCTTCGTGAAAGTGCTGGCCGACAAGGAAACCGATGAAATCCTGGGCGTGCACATGATCGGCCCGCGCATTGCCGACCTTATTGCCGAGGCCGTAACGGCCATGGAGTTCCGTGCTTCCGCCGAGGACGTAGCCCGCATGAGCCACGCCCACCCCACCTACGCCGAAGCCATGAAGGAAGCTTGCTTGGCCGCAACGGAGAACCGGGCACTGCACATGTAG
- the rlmF gene encoding 23S rRNA (adenine(1618)-N(6))-methyltransferase RlmF, with product MNQPNPSATPDNDALHPRNRHRGRYDLAQLAAAWPELAAYVAPNAHGNDSLDFANPAAVKALNRALLKQYYGIEQWDIPAGYLVPPIPGRADYVHYLADLLAESNQGELPRGRGIRVLDVGVGANCIYPIIGHREYGWRFVGTDSDPVAVRVAKQIAAANRALAGAVEVRLQPSATEIFGGVIKPSEYFDLTMCNPPFHGSAAEAEAASRRKAHHLGTGHAAKPVLNFGGQANELWTPGGEATFLWRMAEESAHLRHNCYWFTSLVSKKDTLPGLYKSLQKLRATEVRTVAMAQGHKVTRFVAWSFLTPDEQQAWQAKRWAPKA from the coding sequence ATGAACCAGCCCAACCCTTCGGCTACCCCCGACAACGACGCCCTGCACCCGCGCAACCGCCACCGCGGCCGTTACGATTTGGCGCAGCTGGCTGCGGCCTGGCCCGAGTTGGCCGCCTACGTAGCGCCCAATGCGCACGGCAACGACAGCCTCGACTTTGCCAACCCCGCCGCCGTGAAAGCCCTCAACCGCGCCCTGTTGAAACAGTACTACGGCATCGAACAGTGGGATATTCCGGCTGGGTACCTGGTGCCGCCTATTCCGGGCCGCGCCGATTACGTGCATTACCTCGCCGATTTGCTGGCCGAGAGCAACCAGGGCGAGCTACCTAGGGGCCGCGGCATTCGGGTGCTCGATGTGGGCGTGGGCGCCAATTGCATTTACCCCATTATTGGCCACCGCGAGTACGGCTGGCGCTTTGTAGGCACCGACTCCGACCCAGTGGCGGTGCGCGTGGCCAAGCAAATTGCAGCGGCCAACCGCGCCCTGGCCGGCGCCGTGGAGGTACGCCTGCAGCCCTCGGCTACCGAAATATTCGGCGGCGTCATCAAGCCCTCGGAGTACTTCGATCTGACGATGTGCAACCCGCCGTTTCACGGCTCGGCGGCCGAGGCCGAAGCGGCCAGCCGCCGCAAAGCGCACCACCTGGGCACCGGCCACGCGGCCAAGCCCGTGCTCAACTTCGGAGGCCAGGCCAACGAGCTTTGGACGCCCGGCGGCGAGGCCACATTTTTGTGGCGCATGGCCGAAGAAAGCGCCCACCTGCGCCACAACTGCTACTGGTTCACGTCGTTGGTATCAAAGAAAGACACCTTGCCGGGCCTGTACAAGTCGCTGCAAAAGCTGCGCGCCACCGAGGTGCGCACCGTGGCCATGGCGCAAGGCCACAAGGTTACCCGCTTTGTGGCTTGGTCGTTTCTGACGCCGGACGAGCAGCAAGCCTGGCAGGCAAAGCGCTGGGCCCCGAAGGCGTAG
- a CDS encoding cold-shock protein, which yields MSRGQGSFGKRENEKKRATKQKQKEERKQERQAGAKKGQSLEDMMAYVDEFGNITNTPPDPNRKREEIDVNSIRLGAAPVEEENPEDKLRTGVVSFFNESKGFGFIKDKKTQESIFVHASGLVNTIKEGDAVTFEIENGHKGPQAVSVRTGGAQPA from the coding sequence ATGAGCAGAGGGCAAGGCAGCTTCGGCAAACGCGAAAACGAAAAGAAACGCGCTACCAAGCAAAAACAAAAAGAAGAACGCAAGCAAGAACGCCAGGCCGGCGCCAAAAAGGGCCAGAGCCTGGAGGACATGATGGCCTACGTCGACGAGTTCGGCAACATCACCAACACCCCGCCCGACCCCAACCGGAAGCGCGAAGAAATTGACGTGAACAGCATCCGCCTGGGCGCCGCGCCGGTAGAGGAAGAAAACCCCGAAGACAAGCTGCGCACCGGCGTGGTATCGTTCTTCAACGAATCGAAGGGTTTCGGCTTCATCAAGGACAAGAAAACCCAGGAGAGCATTTTTGTGCACGCCAGCGGACTGGTGAACACCATCAAAGAAGGCGACGCGGTAACCTTCGAAATCGAGAACGGGCACAAGGGCCCGCAGGCGGTTTCGGTGCGCACGGGCGGGGCTCAGCCGGCCTAA
- a CDS encoding multinuclear nonheme iron-dependent oxidase translates to MQAAPAIYASVACNLDADLLAAAFPLLEEGRVEALEWSFDALYWAEQVPEWFTALLHTYAEAGRLVGHGVFFSLLSGKWSPEQQQWLAHLGQLAEQFRFDHVTEHFGFFTGQNFHHGAPLPIPYTRHALRIGQDRLRRIYEACRCPVGLENLAFAYTPDEVKRHGAFLEELLLPVNGFLILDLHNLYCQLHNFGLPYDELIALYPLERVREIHISGGSWHDSALAPGRRIRRDTHDDAVPAEVFQLLEWTMPRCPNLKFVVLEQLGHALHAEASRAQFRADFARMESLVAHHRATWRPQPANAFRPLQAWLPGPAAEDEHLHQQQRQLSDILENAGSYTEAQHLLQTSSLAHSDWCIEQWEPHMLETALHIARKWKK, encoded by the coding sequence ATGCAAGCCGCTCCTGCCATTTACGCCTCGGTAGCCTGCAACCTCGACGCCGACTTGCTCGCCGCTGCTTTCCCGTTGCTCGAAGAAGGCCGGGTGGAGGCGTTGGAGTGGTCGTTCGACGCGCTGTACTGGGCCGAGCAGGTACCCGAGTGGTTTACGGCCCTGCTGCATACCTACGCCGAGGCCGGCCGGCTGGTGGGCCACGGCGTGTTTTTTTCGTTGCTGTCGGGCAAATGGAGCCCCGAGCAGCAGCAGTGGTTGGCGCACCTAGGGCAGTTGGCCGAGCAATTTCGCTTCGACCACGTTACCGAGCACTTCGGGTTTTTCACGGGCCAAAACTTCCACCACGGCGCGCCGCTGCCCATTCCGTACACCCGGCACGCGCTGCGCATCGGGCAAGATCGGCTGCGGCGCATTTACGAGGCCTGCCGCTGCCCCGTGGGCCTCGAGAACCTCGCTTTTGCGTACACCCCCGACGAAGTAAAGCGCCACGGTGCGTTTTTGGAAGAGCTGCTACTGCCCGTCAACGGCTTCCTGATCCTCGACCTGCACAACCTTTACTGTCAGCTCCACAACTTTGGGTTGCCTTACGACGAGCTGATTGCGTTGTACCCCCTGGAGCGCGTGCGCGAAATTCACATTTCGGGCGGCAGCTGGCACGATTCGGCGCTGGCGCCCGGCCGGCGCATTCGCCGCGACACCCACGACGATGCCGTGCCCGCCGAAGTGTTTCAGCTGCTCGAATGGACGATGCCGCGCTGCCCCAATCTGAAGTTTGTGGTGCTGGAGCAACTCGGCCACGCTTTGCATGCCGAAGCCAGCCGCGCCCAGTTCCGCGCGGATTTTGCCCGGATGGAAAGCCTGGTGGCCCACCACCGCGCCACTTGGCGCCCGCAGCCCGCCAACGCGTTTCGGCCCCTGCAAGCCTGGCTGCCCGGCCCCGCCGCCGAAGACGAGCACCTGCACCAGCAACAGCGCCAGCTTTCCGATATACTGGAAAACGCCGGTAGCTACACCGAGGCGCAGCACCTCTTGCAAACGTCTAGCCTGGCGCACTCCGATTGGTGCATTGAGCAGTGGGAGCCGCACATGCTGGAAACCGCCCTGCACATTGCCCGCAAGTGGAAGAAATAA
- a CDS encoding alkylphosphonate utilization protein has translation METKDSNGNVLHDGDSVTLIKDLKVKGSSQTLKRGTLVKSIRLTNSPAEVEGRAGGSLMVLRTEFLKKA, from the coding sequence ATGGAAACCAAAGACAGCAACGGCAACGTGCTCCACGACGGCGACTCGGTAACGCTGATCAAAGATTTGAAAGTGAAAGGCTCGTCGCAAACGCTGAAGCGCGGCACGCTGGTAAAGAGCATCCGCCTGACCAACAGCCCTGCCGAGGTTGAAGGCCGCGCGGGTGGCTCGCTGATGGTGTTGCGCACCGAGTTCCTGAAAAAGGCCTAG
- a CDS encoding TlpA disulfide reductase family protein — MHKYLLGWLLLAPGFALAQTAQPYVIKGTVGKLNAPAKIYLVRGAELADSATLRNGAFELKGTTAEPREVRLIVRRRGGLKNAYGAVLNYRNLILEPGTIVVSTPDSLPNARVTGTQLNNDYNRLLAAYKPMTAKMDALGREAKQATEAQRNDPAFQQRLNAKFTGIWQETRQAQLGFVRANPNTWVSLNALVQVGGMGVPQYAELAPLYQALSPALKNSPAGKSFGEKLETVKDIAIGAPAPAFSQQTPEGKTISLADYRGKYVLVDFWASWCGPCRQENPNVVQAYNQFKSRNFEILGVSLDKENAKEKWLKAIQDDKLPWTQVSDLKGWENEVARRYHVQSIPQNFLIDPAGKIVAVNLRSEELQKTLAQLLK, encoded by the coding sequence ATGCACAAATACTTACTCGGCTGGTTGCTGCTAGCCCCTGGTTTTGCGCTGGCCCAAACCGCGCAGCCCTACGTTATCAAAGGCACCGTGGGCAAGCTGAATGCGCCGGCCAAAATTTACTTGGTGCGCGGGGCCGAGCTGGCCGATTCGGCCACGTTGCGGAACGGCGCTTTCGAGCTGAAGGGCACCACGGCTGAGCCGCGCGAAGTGCGCCTGATTGTGCGCCGCCGCGGCGGCCTGAAAAACGCGTATGGCGCGGTGCTTAATTACCGAAATCTCATTTTGGAGCCCGGCACCATCGTGGTCAGCACACCCGATTCGTTGCCCAACGCCCGCGTTACGGGCACGCAGCTCAACAACGATTACAACCGGCTGTTGGCAGCGTACAAGCCCATGACGGCCAAGATGGATGCATTGGGACGCGAGGCGAAACAGGCCACTGAGGCCCAGCGCAACGACCCCGCTTTTCAGCAGCGCCTAAACGCAAAGTTTACCGGCATATGGCAGGAAACGCGCCAGGCGCAGCTTGGGTTTGTGCGCGCCAACCCCAACACCTGGGTAAGCCTTAATGCGCTGGTGCAAGTTGGGGGCATGGGCGTACCGCAGTACGCCGAGCTGGCCCCGCTCTACCAGGCGCTCAGCCCGGCGCTGAAAAATAGCCCCGCGGGAAAAAGCTTCGGGGAGAAGCTGGAGACGGTTAAGGACATTGCCATTGGCGCCCCGGCGCCCGCCTTCAGCCAGCAAACCCCCGAAGGCAAAACGATTTCGCTGGCCGACTACCGGGGCAAGTACGTGTTGGTTGACTTTTGGGCCTCGTGGTGCGGCCCGTGCCGGCAGGAGAACCCCAACGTAGTGCAGGCCTATAACCAGTTCAAAAGCCGCAACTTCGAAATCCTGGGCGTATCGCTCGACAAAGAAAACGCCAAGGAAAAATGGCTGAAGGCCATTCAGGACGACAAACTGCCCTGGACCCAAGTATCGGACCTGAAAGGCTGGGAAAACGAAGTGGCCCGGCGCTACCACGTGCAAAGCATTCCGCAAAACTTCCTGATCGACCCCGCAGGGAAGATCGTGGCCGTGAACCTGCGCAGCGAGGAACTGCAAAAGACGCTTGCGCAACTGCTTAAGTAA
- a CDS encoding pseudouridine synthase — protein MAHRHFILHKPFGYLSQFVTDAKKKRLLGELYPFPEGTMAIGRLDEDSEGLLLLTTDGRVSEQIRNGGVEKEYYAQVDGLITDEALAALEQGVTIGLRDVKYQTTACQARRLPEPPALPPRTKRIRDDRHGPTSWVSITLTEGKFRQVRKMTAAVGYPTLRLVRVRIGQVHLHNLAPGAVQEVAALTA, from the coding sequence ATGGCTCACCGGCATTTTATTCTGCACAAGCCGTTCGGCTACCTCAGCCAGTTTGTAACCGATGCCAAGAAGAAGCGCTTGCTGGGCGAGTTGTACCCTTTTCCGGAGGGCACCATGGCCATTGGCCGCCTCGACGAGGACAGCGAAGGTTTGCTGTTGCTGACCACCGACGGCCGCGTGAGCGAGCAAATCCGCAACGGCGGCGTGGAAAAGGAGTACTACGCGCAAGTAGATGGCCTGATTACCGACGAAGCGTTGGCCGCGCTCGAGCAAGGCGTAACGATTGGTTTGCGCGACGTGAAATACCAAACCACCGCTTGCCAGGCCCGCCGCCTGCCCGAGCCGCCCGCTTTGCCACCCAGGACCAAGCGCATTCGCGATGACCGCCACGGCCCCACGAGCTGGGTTAGCATTACCCTGACGGAGGGCAAGTTTCGGCAGGTGCGCAAGATGACGGCGGCCGTGGGCTACCCTACGCTGCGTTTGGTGCGGGTTCGCATCGGCCAGGTGCACCTGCACAACCTGGCCCCGGGCGCCGTGCAAGAGGTAGCTGCCCTGACGGCCTAG
- a CDS encoding chryseobasin-related MNIO class RiPP peptide, whose product MKLPKAVLGAVLIGLTVQTTTSCVKDDVKPKEEKGSTKTPVNCPACGMG is encoded by the coding sequence ATGAAACTTCCAAAAGCTGTACTGGGCGCCGTGCTGATTGGCCTTACCGTTCAAACCACCACGAGCTGCGTGAAAGACGACGTAAAGCCCAAAGAAGAAAAGGGCAGCACCAAAACGCCTGTTAACTGCCCCGCCTGCGGCATGGGCTAA
- a CDS encoding putative sensor domain DACNV-containing protein — translation MYSEPTYLTARMVAPTIEAHFARQAAGSAALPGEVVLPLAPWVEAVTDVAFWASLRREEGHSPRISLALLPPTQAVRPLLFGQVRRLTPYNLVKLAPAVVQPGIHLGVWHDADGFYVWGTATRIPPLCFVLEVVEPGLLVVKHRRADGFGKFVNVAILRGDQLQLVDVENAAAADCPALRSFLPLPGPPAHRHQVDSVLVELATAMRAHGRGGLVLVVPPGSGGWQQSVVQPLGYPVAPAYARIAELRQPAPTKRKQQQRLLRAIGLVGGFTAVDGATVITRDYHLLAFGAKVARAAHSTPVDKLVLSEPVVGSQPQHLHPAQNGGTRHLAAAQFVHDQHDALAMVASQDGYFTVFAWSESQQLVQAHRIDVLLL, via the coding sequence ATGTATTCGGAGCCCACTTACCTCACCGCCCGCATGGTGGCGCCCACCATCGAAGCGCATTTTGCCCGGCAAGCCGCTGGCAGTGCCGCCCTGCCCGGCGAGGTGGTGCTGCCTTTGGCGCCGTGGGTAGAGGCCGTAACCGATGTGGCTTTTTGGGCTAGCCTGCGCCGCGAAGAAGGCCACTCGCCGCGCATTTCGCTGGCGCTGCTGCCGCCCACGCAGGCCGTGCGGCCGCTGCTGTTTGGGCAGGTGCGCCGCCTCACGCCCTATAACCTCGTAAAGCTGGCTCCGGCCGTGGTGCAGCCCGGCATTCACCTAGGCGTGTGGCACGATGCCGATGGATTTTACGTGTGGGGCACGGCCACGCGCATCCCGCCGCTGTGCTTTGTGCTGGAGGTAGTGGAGCCGGGCTTATTGGTGGTAAAGCACCGCCGCGCCGATGGCTTCGGCAAGTTTGTGAACGTGGCCATTTTGCGCGGCGACCAGCTGCAGCTCGTGGACGTTGAAAACGCCGCGGCAGCCGATTGCCCGGCGCTGCGCTCGTTTTTGCCCCTGCCCGGCCCACCTGCCCATCGCCACCAAGTAGATAGCGTGTTGGTGGAGCTGGCCACGGCCATGCGCGCCCACGGGCGCGGCGGGCTGGTGCTGGTGGTGCCGCCCGGCAGCGGTGGGTGGCAGCAATCCGTTGTGCAGCCCCTTGGTTACCCCGTGGCGCCGGCGTACGCGCGCATTGCCGAGCTGCGCCAACCCGCGCCCACCAAGCGCAAGCAGCAGCAGCGGCTGCTGCGCGCCATTGGTTTGGTGGGCGGTTTCACGGCCGTCGACGGTGCCACCGTCATCACGCGCGACTACCACCTGCTGGCCTTTGGGGCCAAAGTAGCACGCGCTGCGCACAGCACGCCCGTGGATAAATTGGTACTGTCGGAGCCGGTGGTGGGTAGCCAGCCGCAGCACCTGCACCCGGCCCAGAACGGCGGCACGCGCCACTTGGCGGCCGCGCAATTCGTGCACGACCAGCACGACGCCTTGGCCATGGTGGCGTCGCAAGACGGCTACTTTACGGTGTTTGCGTGGTCGGAAAGCCAGCAACTGGTGCAGGCCCACCGCATCGATGTGCTGTTGCTGTAG
- a CDS encoding VOC family protein produces MPTKIFVNLPVRDLSAAIEFFTKVGFQFNPQFSDERATCMVISDDIYVMLLVEPFFRTFTPKSVADATQTTEVILSLSADSREEVDHLVDKAMAAGATASWPLPDSDFMYTRNFQDPDGHLWEVMYLNPALTEQGQPAAEISA; encoded by the coding sequence ATGCCTACTAAAATCTTCGTAAACCTGCCCGTTCGGGACCTCAGCGCCGCTATCGAATTCTTCACCAAAGTTGGCTTTCAATTCAACCCACAGTTTTCCGACGAGCGGGCTACCTGCATGGTCATCAGCGACGACATTTACGTGATGCTGCTGGTGGAGCCTTTTTTTCGAACTTTCACCCCCAAATCCGTCGCCGACGCCACCCAAACCACTGAAGTAATCCTGTCGCTCTCGGCCGATAGCCGCGAAGAAGTAGACCACCTCGTGGACAAAGCCATGGCCGCGGGCGCTACGGCATCCTGGCCCCTGCCCGATTCTGACTTTATGTACACGCGCAACTTTCAGGACCCCGACGGCCACTTGTGGGAGGTAATGTACCTGAACCCGGCGCTGACGGAGCAAGGGCAACCCGCCGCTGAAATCAGCGCCTAG